A window of Theropithecus gelada isolate Dixy chromosome 14, Tgel_1.0, whole genome shotgun sequence contains these coding sequences:
- the NR1H3 gene encoding oxysterols receptor LXR-alpha isoform X1, producing the protein MQQRSWNPLGGTCKQPPGRTHSAAELWKPGAQDASSQTQGGNSRILREEARMPHSATGTAGVGLEAAEPTVLLTRAEPPSEPTEIRPQKRKKGPAPKMLGNELCSVCGDKASGFHYNVLSCEGCKGFFRRSVIKGARYVCHSGGHCPMDTYMRRKCQECRLRKCRQAGMREECVLSEEQIRLKKLKRQEEEQAHAVSLPPRASSPPQILPQLSPEQLGMIEKLVAAQQQCNRRSFSDRLRVTPWPMAPDPHSREARQQRFAHFTELAIVSVQEIVDFAKQLPGFLQLSREDQIALLKTSAIEVMLLETSRRYNPGSESITFLKDFSYNREDFAKAGLQVEFINPIFEFSRAMNELQLNDAEFALLIAISIFSADRPNVQDQLQVERLQHTYVEALHAYVSIHHPHDRLMFPRMLMKLVSLRTLSSVHSEQVFALRLQDKKLPPLLSEIWDVHE; encoded by the exons ACTCTGCAGCGGAGCTGTGGAAGCCAGGTGCACAGGATGCAAGCAGCCAGACCCAGGGAGGCAACAGCCGCATCCTCAGAGAGGAAGCCAGGATGCCCCACTCTGCCACAGGcactgcaggggtggggctggaggcTGCAGAGCCCACAGTCCTGCTCACCAGGGCAGAGCCCCCTTCAGAACCCACAG AGATCCGTCCACAAAAGCGGAAAAAGGGGCCagcccccaaaatgctggggaaTGAGCTATGCAGCGTTTGTGGGGACAAGGCCTCCGGCTTCCACTACAATGTTCTGAGCTGCGAGGGTTGCAAGGGATTCTTCCGCCGCAGTGTCATCAAGGGAGCGCGCTACGTCTGCCACAGTGGCGGCCACTGCCCCATGGACACCTACATGCGTCGCAAGTGCCAGGAGTGTCGGCTTCGCAAGTGCCGCCAGGCTGGCATGCGGGAGGAGT GTGTCCTGTCAGAAGAACAGATCCGTCTGAAGAAACTGAAGCGGCAAGAGGAGGAACAGGCTCATGCCGTATCCCTGCCCCCCAGGGCTTCCTCACCCCCTCAAATCCTGCCCCAGCTCAGCCCGGAGCAATTGGGCATGATCGAGAAGCTGGTCGCTGCCCAGCAACAGTGTAACCGGCGCTCCTTTTCTGACCGGCTTCGAGTCACG CCTTGGCCCATGGCACCAGATCCCCATAGCCGGGAGGCCCGTCAGCAGCGCTTTGCCCACTTCACTGAGCTGGCCATCGTCTCTGTGCAGGAGATAGTTGACTTTGCTAAACAGCTACCCGGCTTCCTACAGCTCAGCCGGGAGGACCAGATTGCCCTGCTGAAGACCTCTGCGATCGAG GTGATGCTTCTGGAGACATCTCGGAGGTACAACCCTGGGAGTGAGAGTATCACCTTCCTCAAGGATTTCAGTTATAACCGGGAAGACTTTGCCAAAGCAG GGCTGCAAGTGGAATTCATCAACCCCATCTTCGAGTTCTCCAGGGCCATGAACGAGCTGCAACTTAATGATGCTGAGTTTGCTTTGCTCATTGCCATCAGCATCTTCTCTGCAG ACCGGCCCAATGTGCAGGACCAGCTCCAGGTAGAGAGGCTGCAGCACACATATGTGGAAGCCCTGCATGCCTACGTCTCCATCCACCATCCCCAT gaCCGACTGATGTTCCCACGGATGCTAATGAAACTGGTGAGCCTCCGGACCCTGAGCAGCGTCCACTCAGAGCAAGTGTTTGCACTGCGTCTGCAGGACAAAAAGCTCCCACCGCTGCTCTCTGAGATCTGGGATGTGCACGAATGA
- the NR1H3 gene encoding oxysterols receptor LXR-alpha isoform X3, whose amino-acid sequence MPHSATGTAGVGLEAAEPTVLLTRAEPPSEPTEIRPQKRKKGPAPKMLGNELCSVCGDKASGFHYNVLSCEGCKGFFRRSVIKGARYVCHSGGHCPMDTYMRRKCQECRLRKCRQAGMREECVLSEEQIRLKKLKRQEEEQAHAVSLPPRASSPPQILPQLSPEQLGMIEKLVAAQQQCNRRSFSDRLRVTPWPMAPDPHSREARQQRFAHFTELAIVSVQEIVDFAKQLPGFLQLSREDQIALLKTSAIEVMLLETSRRYNPGSESITFLKDFSYNREDFAKAGLQVEFINPIFEFSRAMNELQLNDAEFALLIAISIFSADRPNVQDQLQVERLQHTYVEALHAYVSIHHPHDRLMFPRMLMKLVSLRTLSSVHSEQVFALRLQDKKLPPLLSEIWDVHE is encoded by the exons ATGCCCCACTCTGCCACAGGcactgcaggggtggggctggaggcTGCAGAGCCCACAGTCCTGCTCACCAGGGCAGAGCCCCCTTCAGAACCCACAG AGATCCGTCCACAAAAGCGGAAAAAGGGGCCagcccccaaaatgctggggaaTGAGCTATGCAGCGTTTGTGGGGACAAGGCCTCCGGCTTCCACTACAATGTTCTGAGCTGCGAGGGTTGCAAGGGATTCTTCCGCCGCAGTGTCATCAAGGGAGCGCGCTACGTCTGCCACAGTGGCGGCCACTGCCCCATGGACACCTACATGCGTCGCAAGTGCCAGGAGTGTCGGCTTCGCAAGTGCCGCCAGGCTGGCATGCGGGAGGAGT GTGTCCTGTCAGAAGAACAGATCCGTCTGAAGAAACTGAAGCGGCAAGAGGAGGAACAGGCTCATGCCGTATCCCTGCCCCCCAGGGCTTCCTCACCCCCTCAAATCCTGCCCCAGCTCAGCCCGGAGCAATTGGGCATGATCGAGAAGCTGGTCGCTGCCCAGCAACAGTGTAACCGGCGCTCCTTTTCTGACCGGCTTCGAGTCACG CCTTGGCCCATGGCACCAGATCCCCATAGCCGGGAGGCCCGTCAGCAGCGCTTTGCCCACTTCACTGAGCTGGCCATCGTCTCTGTGCAGGAGATAGTTGACTTTGCTAAACAGCTACCCGGCTTCCTACAGCTCAGCCGGGAGGACCAGATTGCCCTGCTGAAGACCTCTGCGATCGAG GTGATGCTTCTGGAGACATCTCGGAGGTACAACCCTGGGAGTGAGAGTATCACCTTCCTCAAGGATTTCAGTTATAACCGGGAAGACTTTGCCAAAGCAG GGCTGCAAGTGGAATTCATCAACCCCATCTTCGAGTTCTCCAGGGCCATGAACGAGCTGCAACTTAATGATGCTGAGTTTGCTTTGCTCATTGCCATCAGCATCTTCTCTGCAG ACCGGCCCAATGTGCAGGACCAGCTCCAGGTAGAGAGGCTGCAGCACACATATGTGGAAGCCCTGCATGCCTACGTCTCCATCCACCATCCCCAT gaCCGACTGATGTTCCCACGGATGCTAATGAAACTGGTGAGCCTCCGGACCCTGAGCAGCGTCCACTCAGAGCAAGTGTTTGCACTGCGTCTGCAGGACAAAAAGCTCCCACCGCTGCTCTCTGAGATCTGGGATGTGCACGAATGA
- the NR1H3 gene encoding oxysterols receptor LXR-alpha isoform X5, protein MPHSATGTAGVGLEAAEPTVLLTRAEPPSEPTEIRPQKRKKGPAPKMLGNELCSVCGDKASGFHYNVLSCEGCKGFFRRSVIKGARYVCHSGGHCPMDTYMRRKCQECRLRKCRQAGMREECVLSEEQIRLKKLKRQEEEQAHAVSLPPRASSPPQILPQLSPEQLGMIEKLVAAQQQCNRRSFSDRLRVTVMLLETSRRYNPGSESITFLKDFSYNREDFAKAGLQVEFINPIFEFSRAMNELQLNDAEFALLIAISIFSADRPNVQDQLQVERLQHTYVEALHAYVSIHHPHDRLMFPRMLMKLVSLRTLSSVHSEQVFALRLQDKKLPPLLSEIWDVHE, encoded by the exons ATGCCCCACTCTGCCACAGGcactgcaggggtggggctggaggcTGCAGAGCCCACAGTCCTGCTCACCAGGGCAGAGCCCCCTTCAGAACCCACAG AGATCCGTCCACAAAAGCGGAAAAAGGGGCCagcccccaaaatgctggggaaTGAGCTATGCAGCGTTTGTGGGGACAAGGCCTCCGGCTTCCACTACAATGTTCTGAGCTGCGAGGGTTGCAAGGGATTCTTCCGCCGCAGTGTCATCAAGGGAGCGCGCTACGTCTGCCACAGTGGCGGCCACTGCCCCATGGACACCTACATGCGTCGCAAGTGCCAGGAGTGTCGGCTTCGCAAGTGCCGCCAGGCTGGCATGCGGGAGGAGT GTGTCCTGTCAGAAGAACAGATCCGTCTGAAGAAACTGAAGCGGCAAGAGGAGGAACAGGCTCATGCCGTATCCCTGCCCCCCAGGGCTTCCTCACCCCCTCAAATCCTGCCCCAGCTCAGCCCGGAGCAATTGGGCATGATCGAGAAGCTGGTCGCTGCCCAGCAACAGTGTAACCGGCGCTCCTTTTCTGACCGGCTTCGAGTCACG GTGATGCTTCTGGAGACATCTCGGAGGTACAACCCTGGGAGTGAGAGTATCACCTTCCTCAAGGATTTCAGTTATAACCGGGAAGACTTTGCCAAAGCAG GGCTGCAAGTGGAATTCATCAACCCCATCTTCGAGTTCTCCAGGGCCATGAACGAGCTGCAACTTAATGATGCTGAGTTTGCTTTGCTCATTGCCATCAGCATCTTCTCTGCAG ACCGGCCCAATGTGCAGGACCAGCTCCAGGTAGAGAGGCTGCAGCACACATATGTGGAAGCCCTGCATGCCTACGTCTCCATCCACCATCCCCAT gaCCGACTGATGTTCCCACGGATGCTAATGAAACTGGTGAGCCTCCGGACCCTGAGCAGCGTCCACTCAGAGCAAGTGTTTGCACTGCGTCTGCAGGACAAAAAGCTCCCACCGCTGCTCTCTGAGATCTGGGATGTGCACGAATGA
- the NR1H3 gene encoding oxysterols receptor LXR-alpha isoform X4 translates to MSVWLGAPVPDIPPDSAAELWKPGAQDASSQTQGGNSRILREEARMPHSATGTAGVGLEAAEPTVLLTRAEPPSEPTEIRPQKRKKGPAPKMLGNELCSVCGDKASGFHYNVLSCEGCKGFFRRSVIKGARYVCHSGGHCPMDTYMRRKCQECRLRKCRQAGMREECVLSEEQIRLKKLKRQEEEQAHAVSLPPRASSPPQILPQLSPEQLGMIEKLVAAQQQCNRRSFSDRLRVTVMLLETSRRYNPGSESITFLKDFSYNREDFAKAGLQVEFINPIFEFSRAMNELQLNDAEFALLIAISIFSADRPNVQDQLQVERLQHTYVEALHAYVSIHHPHDRLMFPRMLMKLVSLRTLSSVHSEQVFALRLQDKKLPPLLSEIWDVHE, encoded by the exons ATGTCCGTGTGGCTGGGGGCCCCTGTGCCTGACATTCCTCCTG ACTCTGCAGCGGAGCTGTGGAAGCCAGGTGCACAGGATGCAAGCAGCCAGACCCAGGGAGGCAACAGCCGCATCCTCAGAGAGGAAGCCAGGATGCCCCACTCTGCCACAGGcactgcaggggtggggctggaggcTGCAGAGCCCACAGTCCTGCTCACCAGGGCAGAGCCCCCTTCAGAACCCACAG AGATCCGTCCACAAAAGCGGAAAAAGGGGCCagcccccaaaatgctggggaaTGAGCTATGCAGCGTTTGTGGGGACAAGGCCTCCGGCTTCCACTACAATGTTCTGAGCTGCGAGGGTTGCAAGGGATTCTTCCGCCGCAGTGTCATCAAGGGAGCGCGCTACGTCTGCCACAGTGGCGGCCACTGCCCCATGGACACCTACATGCGTCGCAAGTGCCAGGAGTGTCGGCTTCGCAAGTGCCGCCAGGCTGGCATGCGGGAGGAGT GTGTCCTGTCAGAAGAACAGATCCGTCTGAAGAAACTGAAGCGGCAAGAGGAGGAACAGGCTCATGCCGTATCCCTGCCCCCCAGGGCTTCCTCACCCCCTCAAATCCTGCCCCAGCTCAGCCCGGAGCAATTGGGCATGATCGAGAAGCTGGTCGCTGCCCAGCAACAGTGTAACCGGCGCTCCTTTTCTGACCGGCTTCGAGTCACG GTGATGCTTCTGGAGACATCTCGGAGGTACAACCCTGGGAGTGAGAGTATCACCTTCCTCAAGGATTTCAGTTATAACCGGGAAGACTTTGCCAAAGCAG GGCTGCAAGTGGAATTCATCAACCCCATCTTCGAGTTCTCCAGGGCCATGAACGAGCTGCAACTTAATGATGCTGAGTTTGCTTTGCTCATTGCCATCAGCATCTTCTCTGCAG ACCGGCCCAATGTGCAGGACCAGCTCCAGGTAGAGAGGCTGCAGCACACATATGTGGAAGCCCTGCATGCCTACGTCTCCATCCACCATCCCCAT gaCCGACTGATGTTCCCACGGATGCTAATGAAACTGGTGAGCCTCCGGACCCTGAGCAGCGTCCACTCAGAGCAAGTGTTTGCACTGCGTCTGCAGGACAAAAAGCTCCCACCGCTGCTCTCTGAGATCTGGGATGTGCACGAATGA
- the NR1H3 gene encoding oxysterols receptor LXR-alpha isoform X2, whose protein sequence is MSVWLGAPVPDIPPDSAAELWKPGAQDASSQTQGGNSRILREEARMPHSATGTAGVGLEAAEPTVLLTRAEPPSEPTEIRPQKRKKGPAPKMLGNELCSVCGDKASGFHYNVLSCEGCKGFFRRSVIKGARYVCHSGGHCPMDTYMRRKCQECRLRKCRQAGMREECVLSEEQIRLKKLKRQEEEQAHAVSLPPRASSPPQILPQLSPEQLGMIEKLVAAQQQCNRRSFSDRLRVTPWPMAPDPHSREARQQRFAHFTELAIVSVQEIVDFAKQLPGFLQLSREDQIALLKTSAIEVMLLETSRRYNPGSESITFLKDFSYNREDFAKAGLQVEFINPIFEFSRAMNELQLNDAEFALLIAISIFSADRPNVQDQLQVERLQHTYVEALHAYVSIHHPHDRLMFPRMLMKLVSLRTLSSVHSEQVFALRLQDKKLPPLLSEIWDVHE, encoded by the exons ATGTCCGTGTGGCTGGGGGCCCCTGTGCCTGACATTCCTCCTG ACTCTGCAGCGGAGCTGTGGAAGCCAGGTGCACAGGATGCAAGCAGCCAGACCCAGGGAGGCAACAGCCGCATCCTCAGAGAGGAAGCCAGGATGCCCCACTCTGCCACAGGcactgcaggggtggggctggaggcTGCAGAGCCCACAGTCCTGCTCACCAGGGCAGAGCCCCCTTCAGAACCCACAG AGATCCGTCCACAAAAGCGGAAAAAGGGGCCagcccccaaaatgctggggaaTGAGCTATGCAGCGTTTGTGGGGACAAGGCCTCCGGCTTCCACTACAATGTTCTGAGCTGCGAGGGTTGCAAGGGATTCTTCCGCCGCAGTGTCATCAAGGGAGCGCGCTACGTCTGCCACAGTGGCGGCCACTGCCCCATGGACACCTACATGCGTCGCAAGTGCCAGGAGTGTCGGCTTCGCAAGTGCCGCCAGGCTGGCATGCGGGAGGAGT GTGTCCTGTCAGAAGAACAGATCCGTCTGAAGAAACTGAAGCGGCAAGAGGAGGAACAGGCTCATGCCGTATCCCTGCCCCCCAGGGCTTCCTCACCCCCTCAAATCCTGCCCCAGCTCAGCCCGGAGCAATTGGGCATGATCGAGAAGCTGGTCGCTGCCCAGCAACAGTGTAACCGGCGCTCCTTTTCTGACCGGCTTCGAGTCACG CCTTGGCCCATGGCACCAGATCCCCATAGCCGGGAGGCCCGTCAGCAGCGCTTTGCCCACTTCACTGAGCTGGCCATCGTCTCTGTGCAGGAGATAGTTGACTTTGCTAAACAGCTACCCGGCTTCCTACAGCTCAGCCGGGAGGACCAGATTGCCCTGCTGAAGACCTCTGCGATCGAG GTGATGCTTCTGGAGACATCTCGGAGGTACAACCCTGGGAGTGAGAGTATCACCTTCCTCAAGGATTTCAGTTATAACCGGGAAGACTTTGCCAAAGCAG GGCTGCAAGTGGAATTCATCAACCCCATCTTCGAGTTCTCCAGGGCCATGAACGAGCTGCAACTTAATGATGCTGAGTTTGCTTTGCTCATTGCCATCAGCATCTTCTCTGCAG ACCGGCCCAATGTGCAGGACCAGCTCCAGGTAGAGAGGCTGCAGCACACATATGTGGAAGCCCTGCATGCCTACGTCTCCATCCACCATCCCCAT gaCCGACTGATGTTCCCACGGATGCTAATGAAACTGGTGAGCCTCCGGACCCTGAGCAGCGTCCACTCAGAGCAAGTGTTTGCACTGCGTCTGCAGGACAAAAAGCTCCCACCGCTGCTCTCTGAGATCTGGGATGTGCACGAATGA